The sequence CTACGACATTTGTCCACCAGTCGATCCCACCTTGTGATCGAGGCACCACGTGGTCACGTGTCAGATCCCCATCTGTATACGTCTGCCCGCAATACATACACATGTTGCGATCGCGACGAAATAATTCGCGGTTAGTTAAATGGGGAATATGGTTATGATGTCCGTGATGAAAACGGGAATTACGAACAGCGATAATGGAATTAATCGAAATTGAGGAGCGTAGACCAGAAAGGCGAGAATACCCGCCGAGTATTGTGAACTCTGTTTCGCCGGTTTCCCATGCAACCAATTCTTTGACGTAAAGACAAACTGCATCCTGCCAGGGAATCCAGCCTACCGGATACCCGGACACATCGAGTCGCAAAATTGATGGACCTGTTATCCCGAACATCATACACATCCTATCCTTTGGCCCTTTTATAATTTATCGGCCACCTCAGTGGAAAACTGAAACCTAGTATAGAAGCTAGACAACGGTAAAACTTAGAGATTACGAACTGTGTCACAAACCGGGATTACCGGACAAGCGCTTTTTTACCCGGTCTCTTGCCTACTAAGTATTGCTCCGTTCCTGGCCTTTTACACCAGAATCTACAATCACTTTTGGATATGCATAAAAAAAGCCGCTCATCAGCGGCTTTTTTTTGGAGTTGAACTCCAAGGGGTTTTTATTAATTTTTATGAACGGCTTTTCAGAAAGACGTGACTACCAATTTGAGTAGTAACCTCTTTCAGAGGTGCCCAGTGTGGATTGGCCAACTTCGGCGCATAGTAATAAAGTGCCCCTTTGGTCAAATCCACCGCGCCTTTAGTGCGAAGATGGTGGTCCTGATATTTTTTGTACACAAATTCAGCAATTTGTTTTGCCATACGCCAGGATTTACGATCGTCTGGAGTATCTGGTTTTCCATCATGCGTCCAGCTGAACTGGCGACGCTGCCACACAACCTTACATATGGTGTCTGGATACTGTTCTGAATACACGCGATTCATGGTCACCATAGCAACAGCAAGCTGTCCAGCCGTTGGCTCACCACGGGCTTCAAAATAAACATTTTGTGCCAGACAACGGAGTTCACGGCCTTCGTGTGGTTGTTCAGTATCACTGGCTTGCGAAGCCATACTGGTGGTGGTGGTCGCCATCAATATCAGCAAAGCAATGGTTTGTCGTAATTGAACTAACATTTTTTATTCACCCACATATTCACGAGTCATGTCACTTTAATTGCCATTCATTAATGCAATATTATGTTTTCATGCATATCTGCACTACTCGTGCCACATGTTTTTTAATATAAATAACAAAAAGATACGACTGTTTTCTAAAGCAATCGAAATGGTCACTAGTAAAATTGTAAAGAATCCCGGCGCTTACGCGTGATCCCCTCAATTGGTTTCCGTTCCTAGTTATTTTGTATGAATTGTCGCCCCGTCACGACAGCGTGCTGATTTTATTAGATTAATCTCCCTATGTCATTAAAGTGCTCGGCTCGGGAATTTATCCCTATGTTTTTCCATGTTTTTTTAGGCATATAAGCAACTGATTAAGAAAGTGTTTATTTGGCTGTAAATCCTTCCGACATTAGTCATATAATCTGACTACTTATCGTTATGCTTACACATTCAGCGACTTAGGATTTTTTTTGTAAAAAATGCAACTTTTTTCAATGTACGGACTAATTCTGGCCTGGATGGGCTATTTTCTCATCCATTCGCTATTAGCTTCCTTCTGGTTCAAACAGAAAATCAGAAGAGGTTTTCCGTCTAGCAGACGCTGGTACCGGTTGGTATATAACAGCTTAGCTGTCATATTGCTGATTCCAGTGGTAATTATTCTCCATAAAGGTAACTGGGAAGCGATTTGGCAGTGGACCGGGGCATGGAAATACCTGCAGATGGTGTTTTCCGCAGTCATTGTCGTTTTATTCCTGTGGAGCCTAAGTCTTTACCGGGGCATGGATTTTAGCGGCCTGGACGCCGCCTTTAACCGAAACAAGGCCACTTCAGCGGAATTTCGGGTTAGTAACTGGCACCGTTATGTACGGCATCCCTGGTATTCACTGGCTCTGGGACTAATTTGGATCCAGGATATGAATGTTGGCATACTGACCACGGCCATTGTCGTTTCTATCTATTTTGTGATCGGTTCTCGCCTGGAAGAGAATAAACTGATTTGCGAATTCGGCGATACTTACCGACGATACCGAGAACTTGTCCCTGGCTTAATCCCGCTTCCGTGGAAATACCTGTCTGCGCAGGAGTCCGAACGTTTAACTTCGACTAGCCCGGCACCCCCCGAATGAGTTTGCCTGCATCACGCCAGCAAAACAGAATCGAGCGAGTAAACGAACACTTTTGGCGAACTCGTTTCAGAGACACTTACACAAGTCAGGTTTGTTCACAGACTACCTAGGATGATTGGCGTTCTTCCAGCAAACCCCATCGTTCAATCGCTCGTTCCAGCTCGGCACTGATCTCCTCCAGCCGGGATAGCTGCGCCGCCACCGCCTGTTGGTTTTGCTGATAGAAGGACGGATCGGTACTCGCCTGCTGCAATTTCAGCTGTTCAGCTTCCAGCGACTCAATTAGCCCAGGCAAGGCATCGAGTTCGCGTTGTTCTTTATAGCTAAGCTTGGCCGGTTTGCTTTCTGATTTAGTTTGCCTGGCAGGCGTAGGTGTTCGCTCAACAGCGGGGGGATCGTCACGCAGAGGTTTCTTTTGCGCGGAAGACTGTCGTTCGTAGTCACTCCATCCTCCGACGTATTCCTGCACTCGACCATGCCCGTGAAAAACAATCGTCGAGGTAACAATATTGTCGAGAAAATCACGATCATGACTGACGACGATGAGCGTACCCTCGTACTCACTCAACAGATCTTCTAGTAAATCAAGAGTATCCATATCCAGATCGTTGGTTGGCTCATCGAGCACCAGCACATTCGCCGGTTGAGTAAATAATTTTGCCAACATTAGACGATTGGATTCACCACCGGAAAGGGTACTAACCGGCGAGTTCAGACGCTCAGGATCGAACAGAAAATCTTTTAAGTAACTTATTACGTGACGAGAACGTCCCTGTACCGTGATAAAGTCTTTGCCGTCACCAACGTTCTCAATTACGGTGCGCTTAGGATCGAGCAAGGTACGTTGCTGGTCGAAATAGGCCACGGTGAGATTTGTACCCTGCGTTACTTCGCCGCTATTGGGTTCCGTTTTCTTGAGCAGGAGTTTCAATAGAGAGCTCTTGCCGCAACCATTGGGGCCGATCAAACCGATACGATCACCTCGCATGATTCGCGTGGAAAAATGCTCAATCAAGGGTTCGCCTTCCCAGGCATAGTTTATGTCTTCGACTTCGAATACTATCTTGCCGCTACTTCCTCCGCTGTCCAGTCCCATGAAGACACTACCTTGCACGTCACGTCTGCGCGCACGCTCTTCACGTAGAGCCTTTAGGCGACGCACTCGTCCTTCATTGCGCGTACGTCTGGCCTTTATACCCTGGCGTATCCATACCTCTTCCTGGGCGAGCTTTTTGTCAAAACGTTGGTTCTCGTTTTCTTCTGCAGCAAGTCGTTCCTCTTTGCGGCGCAGAAAATTATCGTAGTCGCCGGGCCAGGAGGTCAGATGCCCACGATCCAGTTCGATGATGCGTGTCGCCAGACGGCGTAAAAAGGTGCGATCGTGGGTAACAAATAACAAGCCAATGTTTTGCTGCACGAGAAATTGTTCGAGCCATTGAATTGCCTCGATATCCAGGTGATTGGTAGGTTCGTCGAGTAATAACAGGTCAGGCTGACAGGCCAGCGCCTGTCCCAGCAAGGTACGGCGTATCCATCCGCCGGATAGTTCGTTCATGGACTTATTAACCGGTAGTTCCAGCTTTGAAACCACGGCGTCGACACGCTGCTGTATCGTCCAGCCATCTCTCGCTTCCAATTCGTGCTGCAAGCGAGAAAGTTTTTCCATCAACTTTTCATCGCTTGATGTTTCGAGCTGATGGGTAATTTTCTGATAATCACTGACTAGTTGCGCCAGGTCACCCAGGCCTTCGACAATTACATCAAATACCTTGCGTGTATCGTCGCGAGGGACATCTTGCTGCAAGCGGGCAATGCGCACGCCTGGCTTGCACCACAGCTCTCCATCATCCAACTGGATTTCGCCCGCAATCACCTTCATCAGAGTAGATTTCCCGGTGCCGTTACGTCCGATCAAACACACTCTTTCGGCAGACTCCAGGGTGAGTTCCGCTTTATCGAGCAAGGGATGATGGCCAAAGGCTAAAGAGGCATTATTGAGTCGGACCAGCATAATTGGAGTTCAGTATGTTCGGGAAAGAGCGGCATTATGCCAGATTCCAGCAAATATCCCTATGGCTCCAGATCAAACACTCATCATCGAGGTCAACGCCGTACCAAGTATGCGT is a genomic window of Gammaproteobacteria bacterium containing:
- a CDS encoding HNH endonuclease, which translates into the protein MFGITGPSILRLDVSGYPVGWIPWQDAVCLYVKELVAWETGETEFTILGGYSRLSGLRSSISINSIIAVRNSRFHHGHHNHIPHLTNRELFRRDRNMCMYCGQTYTDGDLTRDHVVPRSQGGIDWWTNVVAACRRCNTAKGGRTPEEARQPLLAIPFVPNPAEYLALKNRRILADQMEFLKRQFHHDCLMDLAPASF
- a CDS encoding cell wall hydrolase; protein product: MLVQLRQTIALLILMATTTTSMASQASDTEQPHEGRELRCLAQNVYFEARGEPTAGQLAVAMVTMNRVYSEQYPDTICKVVWQRRQFSWTHDGKPDTPDDRKSWRMAKQIAEFVYKKYQDHHLRTKGAVDLTKGALYYYAPKLANPHWAPLKEVTTQIGSHVFLKSRS
- a CDS encoding ATP-binding cassette domain-containing protein yields the protein MLVRLNNASLAFGHHPLLDKAELTLESAERVCLIGRNGTGKSTLMKVIAGEIQLDDGELWCKPGVRIARLQQDVPRDDTRKVFDVIVEGLGDLAQLVSDYQKITHQLETSSDEKLMEKLSRLQHELEARDGWTIQQRVDAVVSKLELPVNKSMNELSGGWIRRTLLGQALACQPDLLLLDEPTNHLDIEAIQWLEQFLVQQNIGLLFVTHDRTFLRRLATRIIELDRGHLTSWPGDYDNFLRRKEERLAAEENENQRFDKKLAQEEVWIRQGIKARRTRNEGRVRRLKALREERARRRDVQGSVFMGLDSGGSSGKIVFEVEDINYAWEGEPLIEHFSTRIMRGDRIGLIGPNGCGKSSLLKLLLKKTEPNSGEVTQGTNLTVAYFDQQRTLLDPKRTVIENVGDGKDFITVQGRSRHVISYLKDFLFDPERLNSPVSTLSGGESNRLMLAKLFTQPANVLVLDEPTNDLDMDTLDLLEDLLSEYEGTLIVVSHDRDFLDNIVTSTIVFHGHGRVQEYVGGWSDYERQSSAQKKPLRDDPPAVERTPTPARQTKSESKPAKLSYKEQRELDALPGLIESLEAEQLKLQQASTDPSFYQQNQQAVAAQLSRLEEISAELERAIERWGLLEERQSS